In one Nicotiana tomentosiformis chromosome 6, ASM39032v3, whole genome shotgun sequence genomic region, the following are encoded:
- the LOC138893966 gene encoding uncharacterized protein, with the protein MSSEALLRLDKFTKLFPIHFSGAPSKDPQDYLDHCQEVSRNIGIVEINGVNFIVFQMIGSAISWWRDYMLTRPASSPPLTLDQFSQLFLEKFTPFTLREDYHRQFERLQQGSMTVTQYETQFVDLARHAIILLPNERERGRRFIDDLTLTIKIQVAKETGDDIYFQRAVEMSIRIEMVRGQERGLYLIRSLVILVVSVVPRLEARVLSIEDTLPGHFNQCFRHPMVLQCTSNPEISEWLTRSTGPVPGSLVTVTKGFLYLWRSEVPFQILPISQGGMHQQGYRAIISSPVASPPAQPARGGGQATRGKGPAIRGGGQPAKGRPRGSGHSGGAQPHFHAFPTRLEAESSDAVITYIVLVFHRYASVLFDPVSTYPYVSSYFASYLVVPRDSLSAHVYVSMHVGYSIIVDHVYCLCMISIGSLETSVYLLLLDMVDFDVILGIDWLSPYHSILDCDAKMAMLAMSGVPRLECRGALGHSTQRVISYMKSRRMVEKGCLAYLAYICDSTSEVPFMDSILVVREFSEVFLADLLGMQPDRHIDFYIDLAHGHLANFYSTIPYGLTRVEGTDGVVTRFA; encoded by the exons atgtcttctgaggccttgttGAGGCTagataagttcaccaagctctttcctattcatttCAGCGGtgcaccttctaaggacccacaagattacttGGACCATTGCCAGGAGGTGTCGCGCAACATAGGTATTGTTGAGATAAATGGGGTCAATTTTATAGTTTTCCAGATGATCGGTTCTGCCATAAgctggtggagagattatatgttgactagaccagctagTTCACCTCCACTTACCTTGGATCAattttcacagctatttctagagaaattcactcctttcactctgagagaggattaccacaggcagtttgagcgtcttcagcagggtagtatgactgttactcagtatgagactcaatttgtggacctagctcgccacGCCATTATCTTGCTGCCTAATGAGAGGGAGAGAgggaggagattcattgatgatCTCACTCTCACTATCAAGATACAagtggccaaggagaccggagatGATATTTATTTTCAGAGGGCCGTAGAGATGTCTAtacggatcgagatggttcgtggtcaggagaggggCCTGTATCTCATAAGAAGCCTcgtcattttggtggtttcagtggtacctCGTCTAGAGGCAAGGGTTCTTTCAATAGAAGACACCCTCCCAGGCCATTTTAATCAGTGCTTCAGGCATCCCATGGTGCTTCAg tgcacctccaatcCAGAGATATCAGAGTGGTTAACCAGGTCAACAGGGCCAGTTCCAGGGTCATTAGTCACAGTAACCAAGGGTTTTTTATACTTGTGGAGATCCGAGGTACCCTTCCAGATTTTGCCTATATCACAAGGCGGTATGCACCAGCAGGGTTATCGTGCCATAATTTCGTCACCAGTTGCTTCACCTCccgctcaaccagctagaggcgggggtcagGCTACAAGAGGCAAAGGTccggctattagaggtggaggccagccagctaagGGCCGTCCGAGGGGTAGTGGTcatagtggtggggcccagccccatttTCATGCATTCCCGACTAgacttgaggccgagtcatctgacgccgTCATCACATATATTGTTCTAGTTTTCCATagatatgcttcagttctatttgatccggtcTCTACTTAtccctacgtgtcatcctattttgcttcatatctagttgtgcctcgtgattctttgagtgctcatgtgtatgtgtccatgcaTGTGGgatattctattattgtagatcatgtttattgcTTGTGTATGATttctattgggagtcttgagactagtgtatatctcctacttcttgatatggtggactttgatgttattttgggcattgaTTGGCTGTCACCGTATCATTCTATATTGGACTGTGACGCCAAGATGGCAATGTTAGCCATGTCGGGGgtgcctcgattagagtgtagAGGGGCTCTTGGTCATTCTACCCaaagggttatttcttatatgaagtcTCGGCGCATGGTCGAGAAAGGATGTTTAGCGTATCTGGCCTATATTTGCGATTCTACTTCAGAGGTTCCTTTCATGGATTCTATACTAGTTGTGCGTGAGTTTTCCGAGGTGTTTCTTGCAGATCTGTTGGGGATGCAACCCGATAGACATATTGACTTCTACATTGATTTGGCTCATGGGCACTTAgccaatttctattccaccataccgtatggcctcaccagagttgaaggaactgatggagtagttacaagatttgcttga
- the LOC138893967 gene encoding uncharacterized protein, which translates to MPGRPLDVYARLVYNHGLSSVRPPPIVANNSELNQGLLQTLQNYCVFREKMNEDPNNHLMDFEEIMNTFQNNGVSQDAVYLREFPFTLKDDAKQWLQSLPNGSIRTWDEMARKFLDKYFSSAKTSKSRREIHILC; encoded by the coding sequence atgcctgggagaccacttgaCGTTTATGCTAGACTAGTCTACAATCAtggtttatcaagtgttagaccacctccaattgtagCTAATAATTCCGAGTTGAATcaagggttgctccaaacccTTCAAAACTACTGTGTCTTCAGAGAAAAGATGAATGAAGATCCGAACAACCATTTGATGgatttcgaggagattatgaacacctttcaaaaCAATGGTGTGTCGcaagatgcagtttacttaagggaattccccttcacactgaaagatgatgcaaagcaatgGCTTCAAAGCTTACCCAATGGATCGATtcgaacatgggatgagatggctagaaaatttcttgataaatatttctcatcagctaagacgaGCAAGtctagaagagaaatccatatcTTATGCTAG